The nucleotide window GGTAAAGTCTCTGACCCACTCTTTGTGGGGGTGAGGGTCCTGGACACCTGCCGGACTTGCTCCTTGGCTATTTTTAGCTCTGATGGTTTGGACCTGGAGCTGCGGCCTGAGCTCAGCTTGGGGGGTTTCCTGGTGGGGGCAGTGTTACTGCCAGAGCTGTGCTCCACAAAATGAAAACTGGCCCCAGACTTAGAGTCACTGTTTTTGTCACTagcgtgaggaggaggaggctgagctgCTACAGCAGGGGGCGACTGTACATTCTGTTTCATCAACATCTCCTGTTGTAGTGACATCTGCATCAtctgctgctggatgctgccgaTGGCGTCGTTCAGCAGCTCGATGGAGCGGCTGCACTCGTTTAGGTCCAACTCTTCCTCAAGATAGAAGCTGCCACTGCTTCCTTTCTTATCTGCTTCTAAGGCACCAGGCGGGGGGGTTCCCACCACCTCTTTGTCTCCCCTCAGGGCCTCTACAGATAGGCCACCTTTATTTGATGGTCCTTTTTCTCCATTGAGCTCTTCTTTCGAGATGGCGGCCTTCAGCGCACTGGGTAAAGTGTCACTCTTGCCTCCACCTTTCTTTACGATGTGCAGGAAAGCTGCCTTTCCCAGCTTCTGCCTCTGCCTCGCCGACAGcacctccatcttcttcttctggtgcTCAATGGCACGtcgcttctcctccagctgcataCGTAGCCCGACAAGTTCAGAAGCCAGGACGCCACCGCTACCATCCCCTGAACGAGAGCATCCGCCTATGGGCGAGGAGGGGCTCTGGTCTCTTTTAACTCTCCAGGAGGATGACAGGGGCCCGCTGCACTCTGATCCATCTGGGGTGGTCCTCTGGGAGCTGGAGGCACTGGAGCGGAGGTCGTGGTTGCTGCCGAAGCGCTGCTGCTGAGCTTTGCGCTCTGCGAAGGAGGTCATGCGCACACTGCCACTGGCCATGCTGCTGGCCTGGGAGTGAGCGCTGAGACAGGGGCTGGAACGACCGCTGCCTCCGTTCATGTCTTTGTCATCATGCTCTTTCACATTCATATCCTCTTGCAGTTTGGCTgattcttcttcctcatcttcctcattgAAGGCTTTCCTGGGCCAATTGGGGTCTTTAGTGGTACTCGCTTCGTCcaaatcctcctcttcctcgtcaaGGTCTTCCAGCTCAGGATCCAGGCCCGGGCCACACTTTGGTTCTTCAGCGTCTGAATGCAGGTAGAAACCCCCAGCTGGCTCTCTGGCCGAGGGGGCCACGCTGCTTGTGGCAGTGGGCCTCAAACCTGACTGACTCTGGCAAGGCCCCTCTGCCAAGTCTGCCTCCTCACCTGTAGGGGGAAGAGTTTGGTTTAGGGTGCAGGATGTTTTCCTACGAACTGCTGATGTAgatccttctcctctgtgtaaAGATCCCCGTCCTGAGGAGCGGGGCACCTcaccgctctcctcctccttgtttaGGCATACAGACTTCTCTTTAGCCGTTTTGATAACGGCAGGCATCAGTGGTTCTAGGTAAAAGCTATCCGGTGCAGGTTTGGACTCAGGGGAAGGTTTAGACAATGCTGCGGCAGTCGCTTGTGTCCCGTCAGCCTGTTTGGGGACGGCGGGAGATTCAGTCCGTGCGACTGCCACAATAGTTTTGTCATCATCTTCAATGTTGACTTTGGCCAGCAGGCCGTGGCCGTTGACTCTGCGCATTGCACCCTGCGGGGGCTGGTGGACAGAGGGCTGGTGTTTGGGTGTGACGTTGAGGACGTTCGATGCCAGGCTGTCTTTACTTATGGAGCGAGCCAGACTCACGCTGTCTCCAGAGGCCACATCTGCATCACCGTCTGCGGCTGAATGCAACATGTAGGGATTCAGTGTGGACACtggtctgcagagagagagcatggGGGGGAAATTGTCAGTATAACATAGAAACACATATCCATAGATCAAACTTTTTGACATGTTTACATCAGTAACTGCATATGTAAAATACATGGTTTTTGGTCTATTCAGCACATCTCTTAAGGATCTAAATATGcatttgtgctttttttctgttttccattACCTTTGCCTCTTTTCTGGCCATGCAGTAACAGAACCTCTGGGCTGTCCGTCCATCTGAGTCAGAGAATTTGAGCGGTTTCTCAGAcctaagaaaaaacacaatcatgTATGTAGCTGATACACACAAACGGGACAGTTTGAATATGAACCCTAATTAAAATGAGGAGGCTCCACCATCTTACCTGCTCCATCCTCTCCCTGCTGCTTCTGTTGTCTCTGTCGCAGGGGCAGTAGTGGGTGGGAAGGACTGAAGGCTGGACCCCCTTTACTAAAatcaaaaaacaacagaaatcaatcaaatgtgAGATTTGCCAAAAACCATACAAAGATGGACCACGTGTCTccaatatccagaaatgaagctagaGCTTAAATGAGAGAATGATGGTCACACACGGCATAACTTCCAATCCTTGTCGGGTCACTGTATCTGGTTAGCAGGATCATGATGGAGTGGAATGAGAAGCAAAGCGAGAGAAGACTTACAGGGGGTCAGAGTCTTCAGGGTGCAGGAAGTACCTGTTACAGACTTCAGGGCTGGTCTGGTTATCAGCCACACCAGGACTGGCCAGGAAGCTGCGCTTGGTGGCGTTGGAAATGGGCACTGATGGACGGGCACTCTTGGGCTGAGCTATGGCTCGAGCtgaggatagagagagagaatgatgtTGATCGTTAGAAAAGTTAGTGACCAAAGTACACACAGGATGTTTTATATCCAAATTATGACACAAATaagttaaaacacaaaaaagtagCTGATATTTTTAATGCAATATTCTATAAACAGGGCAGGCAAATAACGATTGTCATTATCAATTAATCTGGAAAATATTCCTTGGTTAACTGATTAATCGTTATAAAttctttttcttaaattttAGAGAAGCTGGAATAACACAATGTTTGGTTTTGTTGCTTGGAAACTGAATAATGAACAAATGATTATGAAAGTAACTGGAAAAAACAGTAAGAGGTTTAACTTTAAGAATGCTTAACCACAGTCATGCTGAGCAGCTTTGAAAGGTCACACAGGTTCGTCTGTCACATATGTGACATTTTCCTCTTGTACGTGTAGAAGTCACACTGTGATGCTCACCATCTTTAAACTCTTGGAGATCTCTGGGCTGGACAAACTCTGGTTTGACAGTTTCAAACCACCAGTAGAGCTCAGCGATGAACACCATCACATTGTGCTGCACGGAGAACACAAGACAAGACTTCAATACTATTTCTTGACTTTAATAACTGGTTCTTTTATGCAAATGTTCATGAAAACCCTTCATGACGGTTACCTTGAGCACGGGGGGCGAGTAGAGCATGTCCTCCGTTGTCAGATAGAAACTTTTATTCAGATACTCGTTGGCGAACTCTCTGAGCAGCTGGATGTTGTACAGGCTATCAGCGATGGAGGGCACTTCCTTCAGGCAAATGTCTGATCAGACAAGGCAGAGAGCAGGTCAGATTAGGACACGGCTCATTGACCTGACGGCTATAAATGTCACACGGTGACATCGGGCCAACAGGCCGTGTGAAGTTACCAGAGGAGTATCACACATGGACTGAGAGGCTGGATATTGCATTCAACGTCAGCAGAGAAAGATTGATGATCTTTAGATGCTTCAACAGCAACTGATAATTAATGTGATGAAGCTGGTGATGAaagatgtgtgcgtgtgtgtgtgtgtgtgtgtgtgtctgtgtctgtgtctgtgtctgtgtctgtgtgtgtgtgtgtgtgtgtgtgtgtgtgtgtgtgtgtgtgtgaaaatgcaGCATTACCATCCAGCTTCATGAGGTCGGGGCAGTAGTAGTGAACCACAGCGAGCAGTGCAGCTCCATCACAGACATCCCTCATCAGTTCCTCCAGCAGTGGGAAGAAGGCCTGCTGTCGGCCTGAAGCATGCTCCCGGCGATATCGTAcctaaccaccagggggagggCATGACAGTTTAttgaggggaagaaaaaaaaacagcagcaacacacccCACCAGGGTGTGACAGGTCATGCTTTGGCCAAACCCTGTAAGTATCAGTTCAAGGTTCTCCTCGGGAATttcaatgtaaaatatttaaaactccTCCTGAACTGATCCAAAAGCAGGTGGGATGTAATAAAGAAAAGGTCAAGTGGCACCATTGTCGACTACTTCAAGGGAGAACCCTGAGGACCAGTGAGAGGATGGAGGTGAAGGTGTTCGAGCAGTGATAGGAACAACACAGTCGATGGTCGGCCTTCCTACGGCTTCCACCAGAAGGCAGCCAGGTGAAGCCCAGGCAGCGTGAAGCAGCTGACTGGGATGGAAACTGGGGTAATCGCTGGCCCACTTATGGGAaatgagtgtgtggttgtgacAGAAACTCATTCACAGCAGATGTATTTTGGACACAAGCTCTGTGCAGCATTTAAGGTTACTCTACTTGCTTCCCACCAATGATTAATAAAATTGAGCACGAGACACAACAGACTCAAAAAACGATTAAACACTGTTGCACGCGGCACAAACACTCGACAGAGTAATAAAAACTACTTACAAACCTACATATAGTTTGGAGCAACACAAGTATAGATCGTGCAGGATGTCTGTACTGACTGGTACAACTGCTTGTGAAGCCAAGGCATATAATTAATCACCTTATTATGGGAACACCACTCCCTATGTCATGACTTATCAATCTGTAATTATCTTTATGAGAGAATAAAGCAGTTTTTAAGAAATGCAGTTGTAGTAGaccatagattgtatataaagatggatgacacttCTATACAACTTCCCACTatacagaaatgaagccaaaatatcccagatgaAAAACCTAACTAAAACTAATCAACACTTAAcaacagtgtgataagaattatctaaaatgacagaaaacatctaTGGAACCTTTTAAATATGACTCATGTCTCATCTGCTAGCGTTAGGTAGCAGGGTTTATGACCACTACTGCAGCCAAACACCAGGGGGCAAATCGAGACagcttggcttcacttttggaaatGCCatgcatctttatatacagtctatagatTTGCATTGCATTACTAAATATGTGCAAGATCAATGAATCACAACACATCTAAATCAAGAGCTCAATGTGCACCTATTGGCCACTTTATTATGTACACCTGTAAAATCTAAAAAGAATCCAATTCCAAAGCTGAGGAATACATTCTACCTCTAGAGataattgtgtttaatttggatTGAGGAGGTATTAACTTTACCAAATAACtgttgtagtttattttttgtaaaaagtAGAATATTTGGCATAGTTGTTGTACTGGATTGCATCAGATTGTATTTGTGTACCTTGTAATGTGGCAAATAAAGCCAGTGCTAAATACTCACTATTTAAACAGACTATGTACAGCACAAATACTCTAAACAGCAagaaatacaatgaaataaaaacatcacattattattcaatgtttgtttcagtAAAGGCTATTCTACAGAACTACAGCAACTGAAGAGATGCAGGTGTAGTCACAAGTCAAAGGTGAAACTCACTAACCCAACCAGAGGCTCTATTACAACACAACTGAGGGGAATCCCCTCCTGACTGAAAGGAAAAACTGTACCGCTTCAGTGAGCTCCTTTGGCTCCAGCATGCAGTGGGCCGGCTTGTGCCCGACATcaggctaacacacacacgcatacacatgAATACAAACAGACATAGTCAAGAGGAGACAGTGGGCACATCGGAGACAGTTTGTGAGAGCAGAACAGGGAGACTGGAGGAGAAGTGACAAGTGAGAGGAGGTGGCCGGGGATGGGACTGCAAAGCAAAGGAGCAGTGTAGGCATGGATTTGCTcttattctcacacacacacacacacacacatacacatcattACTTTTATCTGTGCAAAGACATAACATATTCCCCAGCTTCCTTACCCAAAACTTAATTCTATCACTAAAACTACATCATAACCCTCAAAAAGCCATTAATTAAAAGGATTCTGAAGATGTCATAATGAAAAGCTTGATTTTTACGTTTAACCATAAACtaacaggaaataaaagaagaaaacaaaaacttcTTTAGCtataattatataaacattaattctgttaaataaaagtttacaTATTGGTGTATATTGGCAAAAACGTTAACCCCTCTCTGATAAAGGCTCTTATCAGCCAATCGGCTTGACTGCGGACTGGTCAAAATATCCTCACTTtggcaaaatgtaaaaaaaaaactaaattgtcCAAAAACTAACATCGGTCCTCTAATATATCTAGTTGAACaagtattcacacacacacagcaaatccACATGGCCTAGCTGAGCTTGAAATGAGATAGCACAGccaaaaataatgtgttttgaaCACTTGACACAAGGTCAGAACAGCCTTACACGTGTGTGACATGTTTATCacagggagaaaataaataaaatagccGTCAGCTTTCTCCCCCCTGCAGACACGCTGGCTACAAGCAGCACAGATTGAGCTTGAATCATCCACATTGGACATTGTGTGCACATCAGCTCAGAGCGATGCGTgcaagggggagagaggggagataaTGGGGTAATGGgaaggctgggggggggggggggggggactggcaTCCAACTTACAGGGACTAGCTTCCAATACCATTTGGAGGGAGACTATCCAGTTTGCAGGgataaaagaggagagggaggtacAGATGAggaacaggagcagagagattAACAGGTCAGAGGCCACAGACAATAAGAATTGGATGTGGTTCCggttaaacagagaaaaagagcaaGGTCAGAACATTTCGTATGAAAAGTAGAAATCAAGCTGTTTTCTTGAAGCACGTTATGGAAAATGGGTTTTTGTAGTAGACATCCACCTGGATAAAGATTTGGCGAGGAAAAGTTTCTAAAAGGGAGTCTTGTTGGTGATTTTGAATCTGTTTTTTAGATTTCCCTCCTGTAAAAGAAGACACTGGGTTTTATTTTACCTTTTGGTGGCTGGGGGATTCCAAAGGGTGATGCTTGACTTTGTGTTCCCTTTCCGATATTTCTCTCATCTTCATGTTGACCTGCAGAATAAGTCATGTTCAGTTCATTCACATGTGATCAAGTAGCACGTTTACACAGGGAAACCAGGTTATGCAGATAACCGAACGCATTTACATATTACATATTCAGATTTCACTGCTGCACTCAGATTAATACACAAGACGCATATCTTTCATGTTGGTTTTTACATAGTTTCCTCCATTTaaggtttaatttaatttatttatttacagatagATTTTTGCTCTCGACTAAagattgtggttttaaactttttttttataagtagAGAATGAAAAATCTATTTATCAACATATTAATCAGGATAAATGACAGCACATGGGATTTTAAAGCATGAAATGGACACTTTCCTTTTCCCAGACAATGGTGTGGAACATTATGATGATTCATGGAAACACTGCGTCATGGTTTTCGCTGCCTCGGGCCGTTAACCCCTTGAAATATGAGTGCAGCATGAGACTGAGCCTCTTGTGTGTGAGTTGCTATCTGCTGGCCCGTCTCTGCTCACCAGTGACAAACAGGCCTCAAGAACACAAGTGAACCACTGTCACTTATGATTTTAATAGGAAAAAGATTATTCATCCAACATGGTGCTAAGGGGTAAATGAGAAGGAGCCTCTGATACTGACCAGTGAGACATTAGAGCGGTACAAGTCAGTGAAAGATGTAGGGGATGCCGTTTTGTCCCTGTGTCCTAACCTTGTTGATCCAGAAGACCATAGTGTCCTCCAGGTCAAAGGGCAGCTCCTTGGAGGCACTGAAGGTGGAGAAGCGCTTGACGGAAGCCACCACTTTCTCGATGCTAATCATCTCCACTGTGTAGGCCATCATCAGGGCATCGATCATGGGCATGTGAGAactctgagggagagagacagcgaAACAGAGGTCAATTCAATTTCATTAGATTACCTCCAGCCTTCCACAAAATTACCTCACAGACTACTTTAGATTTACAGTGAGCTCATTAGAGAATGCAAAAACAAACTTAAGGGCATTTATTGTATTCCCTTTATTCAGCGGTTCCACGTATAAATCTGTATCACCAGTGAAGACCAATGAACAGACCATAACCAGAGTAATTTCAGTCTTCCTTCTTTGAATCCTgttataaaaacaggaaacgTAAGTAACCAGTAGCCACTATGGGGAGTGGATAAATGGATTTAATGGAGTTTAATGGATAATGATATTATCCAATTCCGATCTCCAGGGGGACATGCTGAGGTCCCTAAACAGTTGTGGAGCTTTAAATAACCAACATGGCTTAATCAAAGTGAGAATCTTCTCTTTCGCACAATGGGTGTCCAATCCGCTCTCTACATCCTAATATAATCAAGAGGCCCAGCAGGGGTGTCCTTACTTCAAGTGTCTTACCAGGTGGCAACCAGTTCAAATATTGATCCCTTGATAGCCACAGTGGGAATTTACACAGACCAAATACTAATAGATCCTCTGTCTCAGCTAGAAAAGCCTAATTTTGTAACTAAATCTAATTCTGTGTAAAAGTCTTCTACTAAGGATTTTAGTCCACAGCACCAAAGCCAGCCCATTACagaacaaatatttaaagtgtATGCCATTGTTTCAGTCAGTGCTTTGAACATCAGGCGGAGAGTATAATCCAATTGGTGATGGAAGTGCTTAGAGATTATGATGGTTAACGCAACAAATGAGAGCTTTAATGAGCTTTCTCCACAGCACAAGATCCATGGGCACAGAGAACACCAGGGAAAATCTACTTCCAAACAAACCTCAACTATAATGTAGTAGACAGAGGAAAGCTAATACATGAAGAAAGGATGAAGACTGTGTGTACAGGAAGCTAAAGGCTGCTCT belongs to Platichthys flesus chromosome 3, fPlaFle2.1, whole genome shotgun sequence and includes:
- the camsap1b gene encoding calmodulin-regulated spectrin-associated protein 1-B isoform X1, whose translation is MDVDYCAGGDSTRRKVDLAVAEGTMDVTPLEMYDSARAKIAANLRWLFAKAYGIDHIPEDLRDPFYTDQYDQEHIKPPVIRLLLSCELYCRVCTLILKTEQAVSLQSHLSVIQALSRKGIYVVESDDTPVTDGDLACVPIKMSSHMPMIDALMMAYTVEMISIEKVVASVKRFSTFSASKELPFDLEDTMVFWINKVNMKMREISEREHKVKHHPLESPSHQKSPSKWYWKLVPVRYRREHASGRQQAFFPLLEELMRDVCDGAALLAVVHYYCPDLMKLDDICLKEVPSIADSLYNIQLLREFANEYLNKSFYLTTEDMLYSPPVLKHNVMVFIAELYWWFETVKPEFVQPRDLQEFKDARAIAQPKSARPSVPISNATKRSFLASPGVADNQTSPEVCNRYFLHPEDSDPLKGGPAFSPSHPLLPLRQRQQKQQGEDGAGLRNRSNSLTQMDGQPRGSVTAWPEKRQRPVSTLNPYMLHSAADGDADVASGDSVSLARSISKDSLASNVLNVTPKHQPSVHQPPQGAMRRVNGHGLLAKVNIEDDDKTIVAVARTESPAVPKQADGTQATAAALSKPSPESKPAPDSFYLEPLMPAVIKTAKEKSVCLNKEEESGEVPRSSGRGSLHRGEGSTSAVRRKTSCTLNQTLPPTGEEADLAEGPCQSQSGLRPTATSSVAPSAREPAGGFYLHSDAEEPKCGPGLDPELEDLDEEEEDLDEASTTKDPNWPRKAFNEEDEEEESAKLQEDMNVKEHDDKDMNGGSGRSSPCLSAHSQASSMASGSVRMTSFAERKAQQQRFGSNHDLRSSASSSQRTTPDGSECSGPLSSSWRVKRDQSPSSPIGGCSRSGDGSGGVLASELVGLRMQLEEKRRAIEHQKKKMEVLSARQRQKLGKAAFLHIVKKGGGKSDTLPSALKAAISKEELNGEKGPSNKGGLSVEALRGDKEVVGTPPPGALEADKKGSSGSFYLEEELDLNECSRSIELLNDAIGSIQQQMMQMSLQQEMLMKQNVQSPPAVAAQPPPPHASDKNSDSKSGASFHFVEHSSGSNTAPTRKPPKLSSGRSSRSKPSELKIAKEQVRQVSRTLTPTKSGSETLPHMRNLAGGRSPRAEQPGSPRTPTAGETIDRPGSGHIRSANFRLHDEANMRVPTRVDLTAVTASEVSFDDCLSSTLRESELNSSDGSGKENIPSEEVQRSRSHLIEVDLSDLKDPEEEEGAEFNVTEGGDGEQKSGLGFFFKDEQKAEDELAKKRAAFLLKQQKKAEEARQRKQQFEVESELKRDEARRKAEEDRLRKEEEKTRRELIKQDYLQRKQQEIFEEQGHVKPKTPKPKQKHRHKPVLREESSSDTVSKCSSTPDNLSSAQSGSSLSLASAATNEADSVNSGGAGSQRCDSVESFPGSRNSRTAERDWDNGSTASSITSMAEYTGPKLFKEPSAKSNKPIIHNAISHCCLAGKVNEPQKNQILEELEKCESNHLMILFRDGGCQFRALYSFFPDTEEIQKVTGTGPKSISKKMIDKLYKYSSDRRQFTVIPAKTVSVSVDALTIHNHLWHVKRGTVPKKSVK
- the camsap1b gene encoding calmodulin-regulated spectrin-associated protein 1-B isoform X3 gives rise to the protein MDVDYCAGGDSTRRKVDLAVAEGTMDVTPLEMYDSARAKIAANLRWLFAKAYGIDHIPEDLRDPFYTDQYDQEHIKPPVIRLLLSCELYCRVCTLILKTEQAVSLQSHLSVIQALSRKGIYVVESDDTPVTDGDLACVPIKMSSHMPMIDALMMAYTVEMISIEKVVASVKRFSTFSASKELPFDLEDTMVFWINKVNMKMREISEREHKVKHHPLESPSHQKVRYRREHASGRQQAFFPLLEELMRDVCDGAALLAVVHYYCPDLMKLDDICLKEVPSIADSLYNIQLLREFANEYLNKSFYLTTEDMLYSPPVLKHNVMVFIAELYWWFETVKPEFVQPRDLQEFKDARAIAQPKSARPSVPISNATKRSFLASPGVADNQTSPEVCNRYFLHPEDSDPLKGGPAFSPSHPLLPLRQRQQKQQGEDGAGLRNRSNSLTQMDGQPRGSVTAWPEKRQRPVSTLNPYMLHSAADGDADVASGDSVSLARSISKDSLASNVLNVTPKHQPSVHQPPQGAMRRVNGHGLLAKVNIEDDDKTIVAVARTESPAVPKQADGTQATAAALSKPSPESKPAPDSFYLEPLMPAVIKTAKEKSVCLNKEEESGEVPRSSGRGSLHRGEGSTSAVRRKTSCTLNQTLPPTGEEADLAEGPCQSQSGLRPTATSSVAPSAREPAGGFYLHSDAEEPKCGPGLDPELEDLDEEEEDLDEASTTKDPNWPRKAFNEEDEEEESAKLQEDMNVKEHDDKDMNGGSGRSSPCLSAHSQASSMASGSVRMTSFAERKAQQQRFGSNHDLRSSASSSQRTTPDGSECSGPLSSSWRVKRDQSPSSPIGGCSRSGDGSGGVLASELVGLRMQLEEKRRAIEHQKKKMEVLSARQRQKLGKAAFLHIVKKGGGKSDTLPSALKAAISKEELNGEKGPSNKGGLSVEALRGDKEVVGTPPPGALEADKKGSSGSFYLEEELDLNECSRSIELLNDAIGSIQQQMMQMSLQQEMLMKQNVQSPPAVAAQPPPPHASDKNSDSKSGASFHFVEHSSGSNTAPTRKPPKLSSGRSSRSKPSELKIAKEQVRQVSRTLTPTKSGSETLPHMRNLAGGRSPRAEQPGSPRTPTAGETIDRPGSGHIRSANFRLHDEANMRVPTRVDLTAVTASEVSFDDCLSSTLRESELNSSDGSGKENIPSEEVQRSRSHLIEVDLSDLKDPEEEEGAEFNVTEGGDGEQKSGLGFFFKDEQKAEDELAKKRAAFLLKQQKKAEEARQRKQQFEVESELKRDEARRKAEEDRLRKEEEKTRRELIKQDYLQRKQQEIFEEQGHVKPKTPKPKQKHRHKPVLREESSSDTVSKCSSTPDNLSSAQSGSSLSLASAATNEADSVNSGGAGSQRCDSVESFPGSRNSRTAERDWDNGSTASSITSMAEYTGPKLFKEPSAKSNKPIIHNAISHCCLAGKVNEPQKNQILEELEKCESNHLMILFRDGGCQFRALYSFFPDTEEIQKVTGTGPKSISKKMIDKLYKYSSDRRQFTVIPAKTVSVSVDALTIHNHLWHVKRGTVPKKSVK
- the camsap1b gene encoding calmodulin-regulated spectrin-associated protein 1-B isoform X2 is translated as MDVDYCAGGDSTRRKVDLAVAEGTMDVTPLEMYDSARAKIAANLRWLFAKAYGIDHIPEDLRDPFYTDQYDQEHIKPPVIRLLLSCELYCRVCTLILKTEQAVSLQSHLSVIQALSRKGIYVVESDDTPVTDGDLACVPIKMSSHMPMIDALMMAYTVEMISIEKVVASVKRFSTFSASKELPFDLEDTMVFWINKVNMKMREISEREHKVKHHPLESPSHQKSPSKWYWKLVPVRYRREHASGRQQAFFPLLEELMRDVCDGAALLAVVHYYCPDLMKLDDICLKEVPSIADSLYNIQLLREFANEYLNKSFYLTTEDMLYSPPVLKHNVMVFIAELYWWFETVKPEFVQPRDLQEFKDARAIAQPKSARPSVPISNATKRSFLASPGVADNQTSPEVCNSKGGPAFSPSHPLLPLRQRQQKQQGEDGAGLRNRSNSLTQMDGQPRGSVTAWPEKRQRPVSTLNPYMLHSAADGDADVASGDSVSLARSISKDSLASNVLNVTPKHQPSVHQPPQGAMRRVNGHGLLAKVNIEDDDKTIVAVARTESPAVPKQADGTQATAAALSKPSPESKPAPDSFYLEPLMPAVIKTAKEKSVCLNKEEESGEVPRSSGRGSLHRGEGSTSAVRRKTSCTLNQTLPPTGEEADLAEGPCQSQSGLRPTATSSVAPSAREPAGGFYLHSDAEEPKCGPGLDPELEDLDEEEEDLDEASTTKDPNWPRKAFNEEDEEEESAKLQEDMNVKEHDDKDMNGGSGRSSPCLSAHSQASSMASGSVRMTSFAERKAQQQRFGSNHDLRSSASSSQRTTPDGSECSGPLSSSWRVKRDQSPSSPIGGCSRSGDGSGGVLASELVGLRMQLEEKRRAIEHQKKKMEVLSARQRQKLGKAAFLHIVKKGGGKSDTLPSALKAAISKEELNGEKGPSNKGGLSVEALRGDKEVVGTPPPGALEADKKGSSGSFYLEEELDLNECSRSIELLNDAIGSIQQQMMQMSLQQEMLMKQNVQSPPAVAAQPPPPHASDKNSDSKSGASFHFVEHSSGSNTAPTRKPPKLSSGRSSRSKPSELKIAKEQVRQVSRTLTPTKSGSETLPHMRNLAGGRSPRAEQPGSPRTPTAGETIDRPGSGHIRSANFRLHDEANMRVPTRVDLTAVTASEVSFDDCLSSTLRESELNSSDGSGKENIPSEEVQRSRSHLIEVDLSDLKDPEEEEGAEFNVTEGGDGEQKSGLGFFFKDEQKAEDELAKKRAAFLLKQQKKAEEARQRKQQFEVESELKRDEARRKAEEDRLRKEEEKTRRELIKQDYLQRKQQEIFEEQGHVKPKTPKPKQKHRHKPVLREESSSDTVSKCSSTPDNLSSAQSGSSLSLASAATNEADSVNSGGAGSQRCDSVESFPGSRNSRTAERDWDNGSTASSITSMAEYTGPKLFKEPSAKSNKPIIHNAISHCCLAGKVNEPQKNQILEELEKCESNHLMILFRDGGCQFRALYSFFPDTEEIQKVTGTGPKSISKKMIDKLYKYSSDRRQFTVIPAKTVSVSVDALTIHNHLWHVKRGTVPKKSVK